A section of the Flavobacterium ardleyense genome encodes:
- the panB gene encoding 3-methyl-2-oxobutanoate hydroxymethyltransferase, whose product MSVAKKDYKRITTKSLIEMKANGEKISMLTAYDFTMAQIVDSAGIDVILVGDSASNVMAGHETTLPITLDQMIYHASSVVRGTKRALVVVDLPFGSYQSDPKEALRSSIRIMKESGGHAVKMEGGSEIKDSIKKILNAGIPVMGHLGLTPQSIYKFGTYTVRAKEDEEADKLIEDAKMLERIGCFALVLEKIPAHLAQKVAESISIPVIGIGAGGGVDGQVLVIHDMLGMNNEFNPRFLRRYLNLYDDMTAAIGNYVKDVKSSDFPNASEQY is encoded by the coding sequence ATGTCGGTAGCTAAAAAAGATTACAAAAGAATTACTACAAAGTCATTAATCGAAATGAAGGCAAACGGAGAGAAAATCTCAATGCTTACAGCTTACGACTTTACAATGGCACAAATTGTAGATTCGGCAGGAATCGATGTGATTCTTGTAGGAGATTCGGCTTCAAATGTAATGGCAGGACACGAAACAACGCTTCCTATTACATTAGACCAAATGATTTACCACGCTTCAAGTGTGGTTCGTGGTACAAAAAGAGCCTTGGTAGTGGTCGATTTACCTTTTGGTAGCTATCAGTCAGATCCTAAAGAAGCACTTCGTTCGTCGATTAGAATTATGAAGGAAAGTGGCGGACACGCTGTCAAAATGGAAGGTGGAAGTGAAATCAAAGATTCGATTAAGAAGATTCTAAACGCTGGAATTCCAGTAATGGGACATTTGGGATTGACGCCACAGTCTATTTACAAATTCGGAACCTACACTGTTCGCGCAAAGGAAGACGAAGAAGCAGATAAGCTTATTGAAGACGCCAAAATGTTGGAGCGCATTGGATGTTTCGCACTTGTTTTAGAAAAAATTCCCGCGCATCTTGCCCAAAAAGTTGCCGAAAGTATTTCTATTCCCGTAATCGGAATTGGTGCTGGTGGTGGCGTTGACGGTCAAGTGTTGGTAATCCACGATATGTTGGGAATGAATAATGAGTTCAACCCACGTTTCCTGCGTCGTTATCTGAATCTTTACGATGATATGACTGCGGCAATTGGCAACTACGTAAAAGATGTCAAAAGCTCGGATTTCCCAAATGCTAGCGAACAATATTAA
- a CDS encoding class I SAM-dependent methyltransferase, producing MSEFWEESFKEKQEMWGFEPSKSTVITNEIFLKNGIKDILVLGIGYGRNAQLFITNKMKVTGIEISETAISLAHKHLGNGIIIHHGSITEMPYDDETYDGIYCYAVLHFLDYDERQKLLQDCYNQLENNGKMVFATISKSAEMYGRGRVVSTNRFEIFDGLKMFFYDLDTIQKEFALFGLIEIKEVDDIFPFFLIQCQKVKM from the coding sequence ATGTCCGAATTCTGGGAAGAGTCGTTTAAGGAAAAGCAAGAAATGTGGGGTTTTGAACCTTCAAAATCAACGGTCATAACAAACGAAATTTTCCTGAAAAATGGAATAAAAGATATCCTCGTACTTGGAATTGGCTACGGCCGAAATGCTCAACTTTTTATAACTAATAAAATGAAAGTTACAGGAATTGAAATTTCTGAAACCGCAATATCTTTAGCTCATAAACATCTTGGAAATGGTATAATAATCCATCACGGATCTATAACCGAAATGCCATATGACGACGAAACCTATGATGGAATTTATTGCTATGCAGTACTTCATTTCTTGGATTATGATGAGCGGCAGAAACTTTTGCAAGATTGTTATAATCAATTAGAGAATAATGGTAAAATGGTTTTTGCCACAATTTCTAAATCGGCAGAAATGTATGGAAGGGGAAGGGTGGTAAGTACAAATAGATTTGAAATTTTTGACGGTCTAAAAATGTTCTTCTACGATCTCGACACTATACAAAAAGAATTTGCTTTGTTTGGATTAATTGAAATCAAAGAGGTTGACGATATTTTTCCGTTTTTCTTGATACAATGCCAGAAAGTTAAGATGTAA
- a CDS encoding MFS transporter, translating to MSVTNSTVKAKDVFPWLIMILMSSVTFVGILSELMPSGVLPLMMADLNINEVQTGNLVGYYAIASAIFAIPLISLTMQYNRKMLLMILLGGFAVSNIAAGFMHNYMIIIVLRVIGGICAGVMWPMIAAYGMRLVDEKHHGKAIAVIMAGTTLGISLGMPIMTSIGNSYGWRTEFIGLGVVIILIAIISYFALPSMPGERLTKSSSPFALLKIPAVLIVLLLTLLGVIAHYGVYVYITSLVDEIQLSGGVERALLYFGIGSLISVLLAIKYTDKYLRLLTVAMFALLIISMSLFLFSSESSWIGHFAFFLWGLSFGPLVTLLQAAVSRQVETAKDVATSVQSSVFNLSIMIASSVAGLLLGIYSPMSLVYLAIGLSIPGLIISIISKKALGPQL from the coding sequence ATGAGCGTTACCAATTCTACTGTAAAGGCAAAGGATGTATTTCCTTGGCTAATTATGATCTTAATGTCATCGGTTACTTTCGTAGGGATTCTATCAGAACTAATGCCCTCAGGAGTGCTGCCGTTAATGATGGCAGATTTAAATATTAACGAAGTGCAGACCGGAAATTTGGTAGGCTATTACGCAATTGCATCGGCAATTTTTGCAATTCCGCTTATTTCACTTACGATGCAATACAATAGAAAAATGTTGTTAATGATTCTGCTAGGTGGTTTTGCAGTTTCAAATATTGCAGCAGGATTTATGCACAATTATATGATTATTATTGTACTGAGAGTAATTGGAGGAATTTGTGCAGGGGTAATGTGGCCAATGATTGCGGCTTATGGAATGCGATTAGTTGACGAGAAACATCACGGAAAAGCGATTGCGGTGATAATGGCAGGAACTACGTTGGGAATTAGTCTTGGGATGCCAATTATGACTTCTATAGGAAACAGTTACGGCTGGAGAACCGAATTTATTGGACTGGGAGTGGTGATTATTCTTATTGCAATTATAAGCTATTTTGCACTGCCTTCTATGCCTGGAGAGCGATTGACCAAAAGTTCTTCGCCCTTTGCACTATTAAAAATTCCCGCCGTTCTAATTGTTCTGTTGCTTACATTGTTGGGAGTAATCGCGCACTACGGCGTTTATGTATACATTACAAGTCTGGTAGATGAAATTCAACTTTCGGGCGGAGTGGAAAGGGCTTTACTCTATTTCGGAATTGGGTCATTAATCTCAGTATTATTGGCAATAAAGTATACCGATAAATATTTGCGATTGCTTACCGTAGCGATGTTTGCTTTGCTTATCATCTCTATGTCTCTCTTTCTTTTTTCTAGCGAAAGTTCTTGGATTGGACATTTTGCATTCTTTCTATGGGGACTTTCTTTTGGTCCCTTGGTAACTTTATTGCAAGCTGCCGTTAGCAGGCAGGTGGAAACCGCCAAAGATGTAGCAACGTCGGTACAATCTTCGGTTTTTAATCTATCTATTATGATTGCATCTTCAGTTGCAGGTTTACTCTTGGGGATTTATTCGCCGATGAGTTTAGTTTATTTAGCAATTGGATTGTCGATACCAGGTTTGATAATTTCAATTATTTCGAAAAAAGCATTAGGTCCGCAACTTTAA
- a CDS encoding catalase: MEENNSKLTRQTGAPVGDNQNVQTAGPRGPMLMQDAWFLEKMANFDREVIPERRMHAKGSGAFGTFTVTHDITKYTKAKIFSEIGKKTEMFSRFSTVAGERGAADAERDIRGFALKFYTEEGIWDMVGNNTPVFFFRDPMKFPDLNHAVKRDPKTNLRSANNNWDFWTLLPEALHQVTIIMSDRGIPKGFRNMHGFGSHTYSFINAENKRHWVKFHYVTQQGIENYTDKEAVELVGVDRESSQRDLFDAIERKDFPRWRMFIQVMTEEEAKTYRFHPFDLTKVWSKKDFPLIPVGEFELNRNPENYFQDVEQAAFNPTNIVPGIGFSPDKMLQGRLFSYGDAQRYRLGVNHYQIPVNKPTCPYHSFHRDGAMRVDGNYGAAKHYNPNSFGEWQEQPEAKEPPLELDGSAYAHNFRDDDEDYFTQPGNLFRIIKADGKAQYLFDNTAAQVGGADKFIQIRHIRNCYKADPEYGEGVAKSLGLTMDEVNNFDLTPYDRWAPRPSNG, encoded by the coding sequence ATGGAAGAGAATAACTCTAAACTCACAAGACAGACCGGTGCACCTGTTGGAGACAATCAGAATGTTCAGACCGCTGGTCCTCGTGGACCAATGTTAATGCAAGACGCTTGGTTTTTGGAAAAAATGGCCAATTTTGACAGAGAGGTAATTCCAGAAAGACGTATGCACGCAAAAGGATCTGGAGCTTTTGGAACCTTTACCGTAACTCACGACATTACAAAATATACAAAAGCAAAGATTTTTTCTGAAATTGGGAAGAAAACTGAAATGTTTAGCCGATTCTCAACCGTTGCTGGAGAACGGGGTGCGGCCGATGCCGAGAGAGACATTCGTGGTTTTGCATTAAAATTTTATACCGAAGAAGGAATTTGGGATATGGTTGGAAACAACACGCCTGTATTCTTCTTTCGCGACCCAATGAAGTTTCCAGATTTAAATCACGCTGTAAAAAGAGATCCTAAAACAAATTTAAGAAGCGCCAATAACAATTGGGATTTTTGGACCTTACTTCCAGAAGCATTGCATCAGGTAACAATAATTATGAGCGACCGAGGTATTCCAAAGGGGTTCAGAAATATGCACGGATTTGGAAGTCATACGTATAGTTTTATTAATGCCGAAAATAAAAGACATTGGGTAAAATTTCACTACGTTACGCAGCAGGGAATTGAAAATTACACAGATAAAGAAGCTGTAGAGCTTGTGGGAGTGGACAGAGAATCTTCGCAGAGAGATCTTTTTGATGCTATCGAAAGGAAAGATTTTCCAAGATGGAGAATGTTTATTCAGGTGATGACTGAGGAAGAAGCTAAAACATATCGATTCCATCCTTTCGATCTTACCAAAGTTTGGTCTAAAAAAGACTTTCCACTGATTCCAGTTGGAGAGTTTGAGTTGAATAGAAATCCAGAAAATTATTTTCAAGATGTGGAGCAAGCTGCTTTTAATCCCACGAATATCGTTCCTGGAATCGGATTCTCGCCCGACAAGATGCTGCAAGGACGATTGTTTTCTTACGGAGATGCGCAACGTTACAGATTGGGCGTAAATCACTACCAAATCCCGGTAAATAAGCCAACTTGCCCTTATCACTCCTTCCATAGAGATGGAGCGATGCGAGTGGACGGAAATTATGGCGCTGCTAAGCATTACAACCCGAATAGTTTTGGTGAGTGGCAGGAACAACCTGAAGCGAAAGAACCACCATTAGAATTGGATGGATCTGCTTATGCGCATAATTTCCGAGATGATGACGAAGATTACTTTACCCAACCAGGGAATCTTTTCCGCATTATAAAGGCAGATGGTAAAGCACAGTATTTATTTGATAATACTGCAGCTCAAGTAGGAGGTGCAGACAAGTTTATCCAGATTCGACATATAAGAAATTGTTATAAAGCAGATCCTGAATATGGCGAAGGCGTAGCAAAATCTTTAGGTTTAACTATGGATGAAGTAAATAACTTTGATCTAACGCCTTACGATAGATGGGCTCCGAGGCCGAGTAATGGATAA
- a CDS encoding RluA family pseudouridine synthase: MKIFSTKENLQVLYEDNHIIVINKRVGDIVQGDKTNDKPLSDVVKEYIKDKYDKPGAVFLGVVHRLDRPTSGIVLFAKTSKALTRLNELFKNRETQKTYWAVVKNKPATLEATLTHYLKRTEKNNTSKAHLKEVPESKLASLSYKTIAQLDNYTVLEVDLHTGRHHQIRAQLSAIGSPIKGDLKYGFDRSNSNGGIHLHARKLNLIHPVTKKPLQVVASPPSDPIWNSIPNNL, from the coding sequence ATGAAAATATTTTCTACCAAAGAAAATCTTCAGGTGCTTTACGAGGACAATCATATTATTGTAATCAACAAGCGCGTGGGCGATATTGTGCAAGGCGACAAGACCAATGATAAGCCACTTTCAGATGTCGTAAAAGAATATATAAAGGATAAGTACGACAAGCCCGGAGCAGTATTTCTGGGCGTTGTGCACCGTTTGGACCGTCCTACTTCTGGCATTGTTTTATTTGCCAAAACCTCCAAAGCGCTCACTCGTCTCAACGAACTTTTCAAGAATCGAGAGACCCAAAAGACATATTGGGCGGTGGTCAAAAATAAACCTGCCACTCTCGAAGCTACCCTCACGCATTACCTAAAACGAACCGAGAAAAACAATACTTCCAAGGCGCATCTCAAAGAGGTTCCCGAGAGCAAATTGGCTAGCTTGAGTTACAAAACCATTGCGCAGTTGGATAATTATACCGTTCTCGAAGTAGATTTGCATACCGGTCGCCACCATCAGATTCGTGCGCAGTTGTCGGCAATTGGCAGTCCAATCAAGGGCGATCTAAAATATGGTTTTGACCGAAGTAACAGCAATGGCGGCATACATTTGCACGCCCGCAAACTCAATCTTATTCATCCCGTGACCAAGAAACCCTTGCAGGTCGTGGCTTCTCCCCCATCCGATCCTATTTGGAACAGCATTCCCAATAATTTGTAG
- the acs gene encoding acetate--CoA ligase, whose translation MNKNYFKIKKAIMSIYKIKDLEHYFKMYKKSVRQPKKFWDRIADENFTWYQKWDKVLDFDMQEANFTWFKNAKLNITKNCIDRHLSTRGSKTAIIFEPNNPEEEARHISYRELYEEVSKMANVLRDKGVAKGDRVCIYLPMIPELAISILACARIGAIHSVVFAGFSSTAIAARINDSECKLVVTSDGSFRGNKSIDLKGIVDEALESTPCVEKVLVVKRTCSDIKMKEGRDEWLQPLLDNAIPNCVAEIMDAEDPLFILYTSGSTGKPKGMVHTTAGYMVFTAYTFQNVFNYEENDVYWCTADIGWITGHSYILYGPLLNGATTIIFEGVPSYPDYSRFWEVIEKHNVSQFYTAPTAIRALAKESLDFVQPFQLDSLKVIGSVGEPINEEAWHWYNDHVGGKKCPLVDTWWQTETGGIMISPIPFVTPTKPTYASLPIPGIQPVLMDELRNEIVGNQVTGSLCIKFPWPAMARTIWGDHQRYKETYFSAFPGKYFTGDGALRDEVGYYRITGRVDDVIIVSGHNLGTAPIEDAINEHPAVAESAVVGFPHDVKGNALYAFVILKEVGESRLQENLEKEINQAISNQIGPIAKMDKIQFVSNLPKTRSGKIMRRILRKIAEGDFSSFGDISTLLNPEIVEEIIEGKK comes from the coding sequence TTGAACAAAAATTATTTTAAAATTAAAAAAGCGATAATGAGTATCTACAAAATTAAAGATTTAGAGCACTATTTTAAAATGTATAAAAAGTCAGTTCGGCAACCAAAGAAATTTTGGGATCGAATCGCCGACGAAAATTTTACTTGGTATCAAAAGTGGGACAAAGTCCTTGATTTTGATATGCAGGAAGCAAATTTCACCTGGTTTAAAAATGCGAAATTAAATATTACAAAAAATTGCATCGACCGCCATCTCTCAACTAGGGGTTCTAAAACAGCGATAATTTTTGAACCTAATAATCCCGAAGAAGAAGCTCGACATATCTCATATCGGGAACTTTACGAAGAAGTTTCAAAAATGGCAAATGTGCTACGAGATAAAGGCGTCGCAAAAGGAGACAGAGTCTGCATTTATTTGCCGATGATTCCAGAGTTAGCGATTTCCATTTTGGCATGTGCGCGAATTGGCGCTATACATTCAGTGGTATTCGCAGGTTTTTCATCCACAGCAATTGCAGCTCGAATTAACGATTCTGAATGCAAGTTGGTGGTTACTTCGGATGGAAGTTTTCGCGGAAATAAGTCAATTGACTTAAAAGGAATTGTAGATGAAGCTTTAGAGAGTACGCCATGTGTAGAAAAAGTTTTGGTGGTGAAGCGAACTTGCTCAGACATAAAAATGAAGGAGGGTCGGGACGAATGGCTTCAACCTTTGCTCGACAATGCCATTCCAAATTGCGTAGCGGAGATTATGGATGCCGAAGACCCATTATTTATCCTTTATACATCAGGATCTACTGGCAAACCAAAGGGAATGGTTCATACTACCGCGGGGTATATGGTTTTTACCGCATATACTTTTCAAAATGTTTTTAATTATGAAGAAAATGATGTGTATTGGTGCACTGCCGATATTGGTTGGATTACTGGACATTCGTATATATTATATGGACCATTGCTGAATGGAGCGACCACAATAATTTTTGAAGGCGTTCCGTCGTATCCAGATTATAGTCGTTTTTGGGAGGTAATCGAGAAGCATAACGTTAGCCAGTTTTATACTGCGCCAACAGCGATTAGAGCTTTGGCCAAAGAAAGTTTGGATTTCGTACAGCCATTTCAATTAGATTCTCTAAAAGTCATTGGGTCGGTAGGAGAGCCTATAAATGAAGAAGCTTGGCATTGGTACAACGACCACGTAGGTGGCAAAAAATGTCCGTTGGTAGATACTTGGTGGCAGACTGAAACTGGAGGAATTATGATTTCGCCAATTCCATTTGTAACCCCAACTAAACCTACTTACGCTTCTTTACCAATTCCAGGAATTCAACCAGTATTAATGGACGAATTGCGGAATGAAATTGTAGGAAATCAAGTAACGGGTAGTTTATGTATAAAGTTTCCGTGGCCGGCGATGGCGCGTACCATTTGGGGCGATCATCAAAGGTATAAAGAAACCTATTTCTCAGCCTTTCCAGGCAAATATTTTACCGGAGATGGTGCCTTGCGTGACGAAGTAGGCTATTACCGAATCACCGGTAGAGTGGACGACGTGATTATTGTTTCGGGACATAACTTAGGCACAGCACCAATTGAAGATGCTATAAATGAGCATCCCGCAGTGGCCGAAAGTGCAGTAGTTGGATTTCCGCACGATGTAAAAGGAAATGCGCTCTACGCTTTTGTAATATTGAAAGAGGTGGGGGAAAGCAGGCTCCAAGAAAATTTAGAAAAGGAAATTAATCAAGCTATTTCAAATCAGATTGGACCTATTGCAAAAATGGACAAAATTCAGTTTGTTTCCAATCTTCCAAAAACCCGTTCTGGCAAAATTATGCGAAGAATTTTAAGAAAAATTGCCGAAGGTGATTTTAGTAGTTTTGGCGATATTTCTACTTTACTGAACCCAGAAATTGTGGAGGAGATAATTGAAGGAAAAAAATAA
- a CDS encoding T9SS type A sorting domain-containing protein, which produces MKKIYFLLAACLLNTTLSTAQEFYSFEAEEGYLLGDINNQQGWITTSLGGSDYTAMQVVTEAQAKVGSRSLKIAYDPLATFQPIPIMGAFKSLLTPLNKANFSMSYSIQMTNAPGTNSSIFALSCGSVAEQKLVMEVYFSYDGKILVLENADTEFTVTQIGTWQEGVWYDVAISGGATSVTYSLNGVEKHQGTLLYNMDELRFAHDNYSGSAYIDNVNIAHTALGTANYDLAKEWNISPNPVESILNLADLQNVENLTITDLTGKKLFESNNSLEQIQVDFLSKGIYILTVKTTEAVISRKFIKTK; this is translated from the coding sequence ATGAAAAAGATTTACTTTTTATTGGCTGCATGCCTGTTGAACACTACTTTGTCTACTGCTCAAGAATTCTATTCGTTTGAAGCAGAAGAAGGATATTTATTAGGAGATATCAATAATCAACAAGGTTGGATCACTACAAGTCTTGGTGGAAGCGATTATACAGCCATGCAAGTTGTTACAGAAGCACAAGCAAAAGTTGGCAGCAGATCACTAAAAATTGCTTATGATCCGTTAGCTACATTCCAGCCAATTCCAATTATGGGTGCTTTCAAATCATTATTGACACCTTTGAATAAGGCAAATTTCTCTATGAGTTATAGCATCCAAATGACCAATGCGCCGGGAACAAATTCGTCTATTTTTGCATTATCGTGCGGAAGTGTAGCTGAGCAAAAATTGGTAATGGAAGTTTATTTTTCTTATGATGGTAAAATTCTTGTTTTAGAAAATGCTGATACAGAATTTACAGTTACCCAAATTGGCACTTGGCAAGAAGGAGTATGGTATGATGTGGCAATTTCTGGAGGCGCAACAAGCGTTACATACTCGTTAAATGGTGTTGAAAAACATCAAGGAACTTTGTTATACAATATGGATGAGTTGAGATTTGCTCATGACAATTATTCGGGATCTGCTTATATTGATAACGTAAATATAGCGCATACTGCTTTGGGAACTGCTAATTATGACCTAGCCAAAGAATGGAATATTTCTCCAAACCCAGTTGAGAGCATATTAAATTTAGCAGATTTACAAAATGTAGAAAATCTTACTATCACTGATTTAACTGGTAAAAAATTATTCGAATCTAACAATAGTTTAGAGCAAATTCAAGTAGATTTCTTGTCAAAAGGTATTTACATTTTGACAGTTAAAACTACAGAAGCGGTAATTTCTAGAAAATTTATAAAAACTAAGTAA
- a CDS encoding DUF695 domain-containing protein yields MKNIFGKKDQPITSYEEFWKWFEINEKKFYKIVQEAENVESQFFEVLTEKLQELREGFFFLTGMSDATHAEIIFTADGNVKNIVFVEELVSAAPKIENWIFSAFKPALDINNIGVRMDDYKFDKNNISFYAIDHKYHPDEVDIVAVYHEYKAEDHDLIATGISIFLDNYLGELEYISNIDNLSVSSLEDATEELIPISKLKDFLIWREKEFVEKYEGFRYDSDSDNFQNLSAELENGKKLLAIVDASLLEWDAKASHPWILSIQIPYVGEPETGLPDDATYLYLNDIEDAIMSQLKDTDGYLNVARQTADDSREIYFACREFRKPSKVLDQITKKYSDRTDIDFEIFKDKYWRTFERFHIG; encoded by the coding sequence ATGAAAAACATTTTCGGGAAGAAAGACCAACCTATTACCTCTTACGAAGAATTTTGGAAGTGGTTTGAAATCAATGAAAAGAAATTTTATAAAATTGTCCAAGAGGCTGAAAATGTAGAATCTCAATTTTTTGAAGTATTAACGGAAAAACTGCAAGAATTAAGGGAAGGATTTTTCTTCTTAACCGGAATGTCTGACGCGACCCACGCCGAAATAATCTTTACCGCTGACGGTAATGTAAAAAACATCGTATTTGTGGAGGAGCTTGTAAGTGCGGCGCCAAAAATTGAAAATTGGATATTTTCTGCTTTCAAACCGGCATTGGATATTAATAATATTGGCGTTCGAATGGACGATTATAAATTTGACAAAAACAATATTTCTTTTTACGCAATTGATCACAAATACCACCCTGACGAAGTAGATATCGTAGCGGTTTACCACGAGTATAAAGCCGAAGATCATGATTTGATTGCTACAGGGATTTCAATATTCTTGGATAATTACCTAGGTGAGTTAGAATATATTTCAAACATAGACAATTTAAGTGTTTCTTCTTTAGAAGATGCAACAGAGGAGTTGATTCCGATTTCTAAACTTAAAGATTTTTTGATTTGGAGAGAAAAAGAATTTGTCGAAAAATATGAAGGCTTTCGGTACGATTCTGATAGTGATAATTTTCAAAATTTGAGTGCAGAATTAGAAAATGGAAAAAAACTATTGGCCATTGTCGATGCAAGTTTGCTAGAATGGGATGCTAAAGCTTCGCATCCATGGATTTTAAGTATTCAAATACCGTACGTTGGCGAACCAGAAACGGGCTTGCCTGACGATGCCACTTATTTGTATTTAAATGATATTGAAGATGCAATAATGTCTCAATTAAAGGATACCGATGGATACCTCAATGTAGCGCGACAAACCGCAGATGATAGTCGGGAAATTTACTTTGCCTGCCGAGAGTTTCGAAAACCTTCAAAAGTGTTGGATCAAATAACTAAAAAATATTCCGATAGAACCGATATCGATTTCGAAATATTTAAAGATAAATATTGGCGTACTTTCGAAAGATTTCATATTGGGTAG
- a CDS encoding amidohydrolase family protein: MKKKFFNAKIYRNDAATEMIVENGKIVQIGKNLPKCEEEIDLGGKLVMPPYVDPHLHLDYVYTLSELGQEGAGSGTLFEAIELWPKFKETLTVESVKKLAIKGIHDEVSQGVQHIRTHIDVTDPNFTALKAMLEMKQDLKDIVDIQIVAFPQQGMYTYKGGRELVEEALKMGADVVGGIPHYEPAREFGEQSIHDIVKLGLKYDKLIDVHCDETDDPNSRFVELLNALVLMEDYGTRTTASHTCSFGSADNSYAYRMMDLFKKSKMNFISLPTENAYLQGRQDTYPKRRGLTRVKEFMENGINVSFGQDSINDPWYPMGNGNMMNILDNGIHLAQTMSAPEIEKVFDLITYNGARCLNLQETYGLEVGKAANFIVLNESTVYEAIRKRVDVLASVRNGEFLFRRQEMKYDIPLKL, from the coding sequence ATGAAGAAGAAGTTTTTTAATGCGAAAATTTATCGCAACGATGCAGCAACTGAAATGATAGTTGAGAATGGTAAAATTGTTCAGATTGGTAAAAATTTACCAAAATGTGAAGAGGAAATTGACCTTGGCGGAAAATTGGTGATGCCACCTTATGTAGATCCACATTTACACTTGGATTATGTTTATACTTTGTCAGAACTTGGTCAGGAAGGTGCAGGATCAGGAACATTATTTGAGGCAATAGAACTTTGGCCAAAATTCAAAGAAACCTTGACCGTTGAGAGCGTAAAAAAATTGGCTATAAAAGGAATACACGATGAAGTTTCTCAAGGAGTTCAGCATATCAGAACTCATATTGATGTAACTGATCCCAACTTCACAGCGTTAAAAGCGATGCTGGAAATGAAACAAGATTTAAAAGATATTGTAGATATTCAAATTGTTGCTTTCCCGCAGCAAGGAATGTATACTTACAAAGGCGGACGAGAATTAGTTGAAGAAGCCCTTAAAATGGGCGCTGATGTAGTGGGTGGAATTCCCCATTACGAACCAGCGAGAGAGTTTGGAGAGCAATCTATTCACGATATTGTGAAATTAGGTTTAAAATACGATAAATTAATCGACGTTCATTGTGATGAAACAGATGATCCCAATTCAAGATTTGTGGAATTGTTAAATGCACTTGTTTTGATGGAAGATTACGGTACTCGAACCACGGCAAGTCATACCTGCTCCTTTGGATCTGCAGATAATTCTTATGCTTATAGAATGATGGATTTATTCAAAAAGAGTAAGATGAACTTTATTTCGCTACCTACCGAAAATGCTTATTTACAAGGACGTCAAGATACCTATCCAAAACGACGTGGATTGACAAGAGTAAAAGAATTTATGGAAAATGGAATTAATGTTTCCTTTGGACAAGACTCTATCAATGATCCTTGGTATCCTATGGGAAATGGAAATATGATGAATATTTTGGACAACGGAATTCACTTGGCACAAACAATGTCGGCACCAGAAATTGAAAAAGTCTTTGATTTAATTACTTACAACGGAGCGAGATGTTTGAATCTTCAAGAGACATACGGTCTTGAGGTTGGCAAAGCAGCAAACTTTATTGTACTGAATGAGTCTACAGTCTACGAAGCTATTCGCAAACGTGTGGATGTATTGGCTTCTGTGCGAAATGGAGAGTTCTTATTTAGACGCCAAGAAATGAAGTATGATATTCCTTTAAAATTATAA